In Thermococcus sp., the genomic stretch AAACGAGGGTTTCCTCAGGTACGTCGTGATTCGCGAGGGGAAGTTCACAGGCGAAGTCATGGTCAATCTCGTAACAAAGGAAGGAAAGTTACCGGAGTCGTTTCCGGACTACTTTCCCTTCGCTACTTCCCTCTACTGGAGCGTCAACAGGAGCGAGAGCGACGTTTCCTATGGCGATGTAGAACGCTTCTGGGGGGAGCCTTTCATAAGGGAAAGACTGGACGACGTTGTTTATCTGATTCACCCGAACAGCTTTTTCCAGACCAACAGCTATCAGGCGGTCAACCTGGTTAGGAAGGTTGCCGAGCTCGCCAACGGTGAAAGGATTCTTGACCTTTACTCTGGCGTTGGGACGTTTGGGGTTTATTTGGCAAGGAGGGGTTTTATAGTTGAGGGTGTGGAAATCAACCCCTTCGCCGTTGAGATGGCCAACCAAAACGCCCGAATAAACGACGTCGAGGCGACCTTCAGGGTTGGAAGCGATAAAGACGTGGAAAGCCTCTCAGACTACGACACCGTGATTGTTGACCCGCCCAGAGCGGGCCTTCATCCAAAACTAATTCGGAAAATACTGAGAGACAAACCCGAAAGGCTTATTTACGTCTCCTGCAACCCCAAAACGCTCGCCGAGAACATATCCCACCTGAAGGATAAGTACAGAATCGAGAGTGCCGTTGGTCTTGATATGTTTCCGCATACGCCACACGTTGAGGCAGTGGTTGAATTAAAGAGGTTCGAGACCTAAACCGAAAAGACCGATACCTTAATAAATGGTGGGTGCGTAATTAGAACTTAGGTGGTGGATTATGCTTGATGAAAGGGATAGGATTATACTTGACATGCTCACCAAGGACGCTAGAACGCCCTTTACGGAGATAGCCAAAGTCCTCGGTATCAGCGAGACTGCAGTGAGGAAACGAGTTAAGGCCCTGGAAGAGGCAGGGGTAATAAAGCAGTACACGATAGTCGTTGACCCGGCAAAGCTCGGCTACAACCTCGTGAGCATTACCGGAATAGACACCAAACCGGAGAAGATTTTTGAGGTGGCAAGCAAGCTTAAGGAGTTTGACTTCGTGAGGCACGTCTACCTCACGAGCGGTGACCACATGATAATGGCCGAGGTCTGGGCAAAGGACGGCGAGGACCTCTCGGACATAATCTCAAACAAAATCGGAAGGATTGACGGCGTCCTCAAGGTATGCCCGGCGATTATTCTTGAGAGAATGAAGTGAGCCGGAGCTTTTTTACTTCTTCTTGAGGCTCTAAATCGGTTTAGAACACCGTTGCTTCTCTGGAGATAAAACCGTAAGAGTATGAGCACAGGGGATAATTTCGTTCAAAAGACTTCGAGAAGCGCTCAAAATTCTGGTGGTCCCGCGGCCCGGATTTGAACCGGGGACCTGCGGATCTACAGTCCGCCGCCACTCCCAGGCTAGGCTACCGCGGGACCCTACTGGGTGGCCCGAACCATTATCCCCGGGACAGGTTTATAAATTTTTCTCCTTGAATACCTGCGGTGGGAAAGAATGGGCGAGCCTATAACAGTCGCAATATCTCTAGCGAGAAGAATGGCGAGAGTTATGGTAAATGACAAGAGGCTACCCACGGGCGAGGAAGTCAGGAACCTCCTGAAGGAACTCGGCCTCGAGGAGCTTTATCTAGGTAAGGGACTGGCACTGTTCAGGAGCAGGGACGTGATAGCTCTGCTCTTCCCCCGGGAAAACATTGTGGTTGACATTATCCCAGCGAGCGGTGAAGTAAGCGATGCCCTTGAGGTCATGGCCTATCACGACAGGAAGCTCAACTCGCTAATCCTTGAAATCCTCCCGGCGAACGATTTGGAGTATGAGGGGAACATAGGAGTTGAGCCTGTTATAGTTAACCTGGAAACCGGCGAACTGGAGAGCAATCCCATTCTCGGGGACTTCGAGGAGGATAAGGACGGTATTTACCTCGTTATCGACGAGGAGACCTTCGAGCGCTGGAAGGAGAGCGGAAACTTGGACACGTGCCCGATATGTGGAGGCGAACTGATGTGGCGCGGAAAGAGGGCAATCTGCCTCGACTGTGGTTACGGGGTTAAGGTTAAGGGTGATTAACATGACCAGGATAGCCAAGCGTCAGCTCGTTCGATACTCAAGAAAGGCCCACGAGAGGGGTTTAACGGCCGCATTCGGCGGAAACCTGAGCGTTAGAGTCGGGAACCTCGTGTTTATCAAGGCAACTGGAGTTGTTATGGACGAGATGACCGAGGAGCAGGTTGCCGTTATAGACCTGAAGGGGAACCAGCTCTCAGGAGTTAAACCCTCCTCCGAATACAGGCTTCATCTGGCAGTGTATAAAGCGAGGCCCGAGGTAAAAGCGATAGCCCACCTCCATCCACCCTATTCAATTGTTGCATCAGCCCTCCTTGAAGGCGAACTTCCAATCATAACCCCGGAGGCGGAACTCTACCTCGGCAGAATCCCGATAGCTCCCTTCCGACCCGCGGGAACGGAGGAGCTGGCAGAAGTTACGGCGGAAGCTTTGAGAAACGCAGATGCCGTTTTGATGGCCAGGCACGGCATAGTAACCATTGGAAAAAGCTTAAGGGAAGCGTTTTACAAGGCGGAACTCGTCGAGGAGAGTGCAAAACTCTGGTATTTAAGCAGGAAATGAGCGGAAAAACTAAAGGCTCACTTAACCTGCTCCAAAGCGCCAAGGACTTCCCAGATGATCGTCCTCGTGTGCATGGGCATGTTCGGGTCCTCGCTAATCTCCTCGAGGATTGCTATCGCATCGGCCGCCCTAACGGCCGGCTCCTTGCTCTCATCGAGGAGAACCTCTATCGCCTGCTCAGCCGCTCTCCTAATGTTCCTCGGAACGACGGTATCCTGAACAACCTGCTCCTTGAGAACCTGCACAATCTGCTGGATGAGCTCGCTCATATCATCACCCCCTTCCGATTATCCTGAAAAATTGTTACTAAAATCTTCCCGGCTTATCTTAAGTTTTTCTAACTAAAAAGCTTTTCGGTTAATGTCGAAATCTAATCGGGAATAGGCCCGAAGATCATGCCAAGTTCGTGGGATATTTTTGGAAAAATCTTTGGAACAAAAGTTCAACATGTGGATAAAGGTAAAGATTTAAAAATACTCCTGCAACTTTTGAGCGGTGGTCATCATGAGGAGGACTTCCTATCTCGGACTACTGCTCGTGGCTTCCCTTCTTTTAGCGGTGGGCTCGAGCGGTTGCATTGGCAGTGGCACAACTCAGGAAAAGGTTTTAGTCGTTGGTACA encodes the following:
- the rlmD gene encoding 23S rRNA (uracil(1939)-C(5))-methyltransferase RlmD codes for the protein MRGVIERLSDEGLGVLRDGRKEILVPYTAPGDVVEVRKWRRKKKKLIATDFKVVEPSELRVEPKCPHFGRCGGCLLQHVPYREQLRFKSSKLSRYLRMNVEVMPSPVIYGHRNRIDAVISTKGVGFRRYGTWWDVVDIGECPVFGETSGRALKALREFIEDEGLTTYDIRKNEGFLRYVVIREGKFTGEVMVNLVTKEGKLPESFPDYFPFATSLYWSVNRSESDVSYGDVERFWGEPFIRERLDDVVYLIHPNSFFQTNSYQAVNLVRKVAELANGERILDLYSGVGTFGVYLARRGFIVEGVEINPFAVEMANQNARINDVEATFRVGSDKDVESLSDYDTVIVDPPRAGLHPKLIRKILRDKPERLIYVSCNPKTLAENISHLKDKYRIESAVGLDMFPHTPHVEAVVELKRFET
- the lrpA gene encoding HTH-type transcriptional regulator LrpA; this translates as MLDERDRIILDMLTKDARTPFTEIAKVLGISETAVRKRVKALEEAGVIKQYTIVVDPAKLGYNLVSITGIDTKPEKIFEVASKLKEFDFVRHVYLTSGDHMIMAEVWAKDGEDLSDIISNKIGRIDGVLKVCPAIILERMK
- a CDS encoding aldolase — encoded protein: MTRIAKRQLVRYSRKAHERGLTAAFGGNLSVRVGNLVFIKATGVVMDEMTEEQVAVIDLKGNQLSGVKPSSEYRLHLAVYKARPEVKAIAHLHPPYSIVASALLEGELPIITPEAELYLGRIPIAPFRPAGTEELAEVTAEALRNADAVLMARHGIVTIGKSLREAFYKAELVEESAKLWYLSRK
- a CDS encoding UPF0147 family protein encodes the protein MSELIQQIVQVLKEQVVQDTVVPRNIRRAAEQAIEVLLDESKEPAVRAADAIAILEEISEDPNMPMHTRTIIWEVLGALEQVK